Part of the Streptomyces sp. NBC_00457 genome, ACCTACCCGTTCAACATGACCCAGCAGCCGGCGGCGACGGTGCCGGTGGGGACGGATGGGGACGGGTTGCCGATCGGGATGCAGATCCTGGGGGCACGGCACCGGGACGATCTGGTGCTGCGGGCGGCGCATGCGCTCTACGAGGCAGGGGGCGCCGGCCCTCGGGAATAACCCCCGGGAATAAACGGAGACAGCCTCCTGTTGCACTGCCGCGGACAGCGCACGGCACCAACACAGGAGGCTTCACCGTGACGGCAGACGAGATACGGGGCACAGCGCAGGGCACGGCCCCCACCGCCCTCTCCGTACTGGACCTGGTGACCGTCGGTGCGGGACACACCGCCACCGACGCCCTCCGTACCAGCGTCGAGCTGTCCCGCCTCGCCGAAAAGCGCGGCTTCCACCGCTACTGGGTCGCCGAGCACCACTCCATGCCGGGCGTGGCCTCCTCGTCGCCGGCCGTGATCCTCGCCCACCTCGCCGCACACACCAGCCGCATCCGCCTCGGCTCGGGCGGCGTGATGCTCCCGAACCACGCCCCGCTCGTCATCGCGGAGCAGTTCGGCACGCTGGAGGCGATGGCGCCGGGCCGCGTCGACCTGGGCCTCGGCCGAGCCCCCGGCACGGACGGCGCCACCGCGGCAGCCCTGCGGCGCACGGACCACCTGGGCGAGGGTGCCGACGACTTCCCCCAGCAGCTCGCCGAGCTGGTCCGCTTCCTGGACGACGACTTCCCCGACGGCCACCCCTACCGCCGGATCCACGCCGTCCCCGGCCCGGTCCAGGCGACCAGCCCCGGCGGCGTCCAGTCCCCGCACCGCCCCCCGGTCTGGCTGCTCGGCTCCTCCGGCTTCAGTGCCCGTCTCGCCGCCGCTCTCGGCCTGCCCTTCGCCTTCGCGCA contains:
- a CDS encoding LLM class flavin-dependent oxidoreductase: MTADEIRGTAQGTAPTALSVLDLVTVGAGHTATDALRTSVELSRLAEKRGFHRYWVAEHHSMPGVASSSPAVILAHLAAHTSRIRLGSGGVMLPNHAPLVIAEQFGTLEAMAPGRVDLGLGRAPGTDGATAAALRRTDHLGEGADDFPQQLAELVRFLDDDFPDGHPYRRIHAVPGPVQATSPGGVQSPHRPPVWLLGSSGFSARLAAALGLPFAFAHHFSAQNTIPALEIYRESFQPSALLDEPYALIGVSALATDDEKEARRQVMAGALNMIRLRTGRPGLVPTPEEAEAHEFSPMEREFIGSWNSNIIHGTADEVRAGLDDLQKRTGADELMLTSHAHDGAVRVRSYELIADAYGLPTAA